The Burkholderiales bacterium genome segment GGTCTTGAGGGGGCCTGGCGAAATCGCGTGCACGCGTATGCCCTTGGTACCGAGCTCATAGGCCAGGTAACGGCAGGATGCTTCTAGCGCCGCTTTTACCGGACCCATTACGTTATAGTTGGGCACGACTTTGTTGGCGCCGTAGTAGCTCATCGCAAATAAGGTTCCGCCGTTCTTCATCAAGGGCGCCGCCAGCCGCGCCATGCGCACGAACGAGTGGCACGAGATATCCATCGCCTGCTTGAAGCCTTCAGTGGAACAATTAAGCAATCCGCCCTGCAAATCCTCTTTCGGCGCCCAGGCAATGGAATGCACGAGAATGTCAAGCCGGTTCCACTTCTTGCGGATTATCTCAAAAACCGCCTCCAGCTCGCCGGGACGGGCCACGTCGAGCGGCATAAAGATCGGGGTGCCAAGCTCTTTCAGCAGCGGCTCTACATACGTCTTCGTTTTTTCATTTATATAGGTGATCGCCAGATCCGCACCAAGCTCCTGAAACGCTTTCGCGCAGCCATATGCGATTGAATTCTGGTTGGCGATACCGACAACTAATGCCTTGCTCCCTTTCAGTACCGGTCGTGGAATT includes the following:
- the fabI gene encoding enoyl-ACP reductase FabI, whose amino-acid sequence is MSLQIPRPVLKGSKALVVGIANQNSIAYGCAKAFQELGADLAITYINEKTKTYVEPLLKELGTPIFMPLDVARPGELEAVFEIIRKKWNRLDILVHSIAWAPKEDLQGGLLNCSTEGFKQAMDISCHSFVRMARLAAPLMKNGGTLFAMSYYGANKVVPNYNVMGPVKAALEASCRYLAYELGTKGIRVHAISPGPLKTRAASGLKDFDLMLNAAAQRAPLGELVDIMDVGFTCAYLATPFARRLSGATVYVDGGVNIMA